The stretch of DNA AGTAAAAATGGTGTCTGGTATGTTACTGAAGACGGCTCAGAAATTATCTATCATTTCAATAAAGACAACAGCCCCCTGCCGTCCAACAATATTCGTGATATTGCTATAAATTCCCTGACAGGTGAGGTTTTCTTCGGAACCGATGCCGGAATTGTTTCTTTCCGCAACTCAGCCATCGAAGGTGGAAATACCCATCAGGATGTTTACGCTTTTCCCAATCCGGTCAGGCCTGATTATTCCGGGCCTGTCGCCATTCGTGGCCTTGTAACCAATGCGAATGTTAAAATTACCGATGTCGCTGGAAATGTGGTAAC from Sphingobacteriales bacterium encodes:
- a CDS encoding T9SS type A sorting domain-containing protein; this encodes SKNGVWYVTEDGSEIIYHFNKDNSPLPSNNIRDIAINSLTGEVFFGTDAGIVSFRNSAIEGGNTHQDVYAFPNPVRPDYSGPVAIRGLVTNANVKITDVAGNVVTDITAEGGQAVWDLKDISGNPVRSGVYFVVSSNEDGSETIITKILIIR